In Nitrospiraceae bacterium, one genomic interval encodes:
- a CDS encoding DUF5069 domain-containing protein produces MILPRYPRSPKALLGGIAHLGRFIDKIRLRNEGKIQDYNYITTGFDKHLTEFLGIDAKAFEQRVLAGGTDEEFLAWVVAHGKTRTSEEIEQWNHILLSSRPKDDAACQRFQGRLQDIAAKRSVPVSSLPPVSTWADVIELDEERL; encoded by the coding sequence ATGATCTTGCCAAGGTATCCTCGCAGTCCCAAAGCCCTCCTTGGCGGCATTGCCCATCTCGGGCGGTTTATTGACAAGATTCGCTTACGGAACGAAGGCAAGATTCAAGATTACAACTACATCACGACAGGATTTGACAAGCATCTCACCGAGTTTCTCGGGATCGACGCCAAGGCGTTTGAGCAGCGGGTGTTGGCCGGAGGAACGGATGAAGAATTCCTTGCGTGGGTTGTGGCCCATGGGAAGACGCGGACGTCGGAAGAGATCGAACAATGGAACCACATTCTACTGTCGTCTCGTCCGAAAGATGATGCAGCCTGCCAGCGGTTTCAGGGGCGTCTCCAAGACATCGCAGCAAAGCGCAGCGTGCCGGTCAGTTCCCTTCCACCTGTTTCTACGTGGGCCGATGTGATTGAACTCGACGAAGAGCGACTCTGA
- a CDS encoding helix-turn-helix transcriptional regulator, giving the protein MRAIQRFGAQLQRLRTSRDLTQDQLAVKAGLSRIYLSKLELGQHNPALSTLVRLAKVLRVSVTELLGETMSHSVWWQVGENRFPTRAEAEEHAQASGEMFVARFQQNKAKGLTRRLLPVRERN; this is encoded by the coding sequence ATGCGGGCGATCCAACGTTTCGGCGCACAGCTCCAACGCCTCCGTACCAGCCGGGATCTCACGCAGGACCAGCTGGCGGTGAAGGCCGGCCTCTCCCGTATCTATCTGTCGAAGCTGGAACTGGGGCAGCACAACCCGGCGCTCAGCACACTGGTGCGTTTAGCGAAGGTGTTACGGGTTTCCGTCACGGAATTGCTCGGCGAGACCATGAGCCACAGCGTGTGGTGGCAGGTAGGCGAGAATCGTTTCCCGACGCGCGCGGAGGCCGAAGAGCACGCACAGGCCTCTGGCGAGATGTTCGTCGCGAGATTTCAGCAGAACAAGGCGAAAGGCCTCACGCGCCGCCTGCTCCCTGTGCGCGAGAGGAACTAA
- a CDS encoding CHAP domain-containing protein, with product MSRVVFIGFIIAIVTLVGCTSTAPEQRQSQKIEGARCCQRVEATPRRASIVRTAARLVGARTIDVNGRHITYDCAGVTRAIYLEHGIDLYDGGSVDEKANGVRLIYAHVRQHGRLHQGPVVYPGDLVFFDNTWDFNGDGLLNDPLTHVGVVEQVESDGTVVFISRVADAIERYRMNLALPHIHETVDGRVLNDYIRRKRADDPKEIGHLTGELFAFYGTRLDR from the coding sequence ATGTCACGTGTGGTTTTTATCGGGTTCATCATCGCCATCGTCACGTTGGTAGGCTGTACCAGCACCGCCCCGGAACAACGGCAATCTCAAAAAATCGAAGGAGCCCGCTGCTGTCAACGCGTTGAGGCGACGCCGCGCCGCGCATCAATTGTCCGCACGGCTGCGCGATTGGTGGGGGCTCGCACGATCGACGTCAACGGAAGGCACATTACGTACGACTGCGCGGGCGTCACCAGAGCGATTTATCTCGAACATGGCATCGATCTGTACGACGGCGGGTCAGTGGATGAGAAGGCAAACGGAGTTCGACTCATCTATGCCCACGTGAGGCAGCACGGGAGACTCCATCAAGGACCGGTCGTGTATCCCGGGGATCTCGTGTTCTTTGACAACACCTGGGACTTCAACGGGGACGGGTTACTCAATGATCCCCTCACGCATGTGGGGGTGGTGGAGCAAGTCGAATCCGACGGCACCGTCGTCTTTATTAGTCGAGTCGCCGACGCCATCGAACGATATCGGATGAATCTCGCCCTGCCCCACATCCACGAAACCGTCGATGGCCGTGTCCTCAACGATTACATCCGCCGCAAACGTGCCGACGATCCTAAAGAAATCGGCCACCTCACCGGCGAGCTGTTTGCCTTCTACGGAACCCGCCTCGACCGCTGA
- a CDS encoding aldo/keto reductase translates to MQYVHLGRSGVRVSRLCLGTMNFGPETSEAESFAIMDRALELGLNFFDTANVYGWKVGEGWTEQIVGRWFTQGGGRREKVVLATKVFGRMGEWPNQSRLSALHIKRACEESLQRLNTDCIDLYQMHHVDRETPWDEIWQAMEQLVREGKILYVGSSNFAGWHLAKAQELAHSRHFLGLVSEQSLYNLNERTIELEVIPACEAYGIGLIPWSPLARGLLAGALEPAKVGRRADEDLKKDIVKYRPRLEAYDALCKQLGERPADVALAWLLHQKAVTAPIIGPRTMEQLNGSMRVLSLTLSQETFKRLDEIFPGPGGPAPEAYAW, encoded by the coding sequence ATGCAATACGTCCATCTCGGTCGTTCCGGGGTGAGGGTCAGCCGGCTCTGTCTCGGCACGATGAATTTCGGGCCTGAAACGAGCGAGGCGGAGAGTTTCGCCATCATGGATCGGGCCCTGGAGCTGGGGCTCAATTTTTTCGACACGGCCAATGTCTACGGGTGGAAAGTCGGCGAGGGGTGGACAGAGCAGATCGTCGGCCGCTGGTTTACACAAGGTGGAGGGCGACGAGAGAAAGTCGTCCTGGCGACGAAAGTCTTCGGTCGCATGGGCGAGTGGCCGAATCAGTCGCGCCTGTCTGCCCTACACATCAAGCGGGCCTGCGAAGAGAGCTTGCAGCGCCTCAACACGGACTGTATCGACCTCTATCAAATGCATCACGTGGATCGGGAGACGCCCTGGGATGAAATCTGGCAGGCCATGGAGCAATTGGTCCGGGAAGGCAAAATTCTGTACGTCGGCAGCAGCAATTTCGCCGGCTGGCATTTGGCCAAGGCCCAGGAGTTGGCCCACAGCCGCCACTTTCTCGGCCTTGTGTCCGAGCAAAGCCTGTACAATCTCAACGAGCGGACGATCGAACTGGAAGTGATTCCCGCTTGCGAAGCCTATGGCATCGGCCTGATTCCCTGGAGTCCCCTGGCGCGTGGCCTGTTGGCCGGGGCGTTGGAACCGGCGAAGGTCGGTCGACGCGCGGATGAAGATTTGAAGAAGGATATCGTGAAATATCGTCCGCGCTTGGAAGCCTATGACGCCCTGTGCAAACAACTTGGCGAGCGACCGGCCGACGTCGCATTGGCCTGGCTGCTGCATCAAAAGGCCGTCACTGCTCCAATCATCGGGCCCCGCACGATGGAACAATTGAACGGCTCCATGCGAGTGCTGAGCCTCACATTGAGCCAGGAAACATTCAAACGACTGGATGAGATCTTTCCAGGGCCGGGAGGACCGGCACCGGAAGCCTACGCCTGGTAG
- the gltB gene encoding glutamate synthase large subunit produces MELPGLPQKQGLYDPQHEKDSCGIGFVVNIKGQQSHQIVEQGLKILENLTHRGAQGCDPCTGDGAGILLQVPHAFLKRAGGDVGVHLPNEGEYGVGMVFLPPQADARQQCETLFAKVIAEEGARLLGWRDVPVKSDAIGEVARRTEPFMRQVFIARDVLNEGQFERKLYVIRKRVEGAVRESAIRSREYFYIPSLSANTIVYKGLLLPHQMPAYYQDLNDASLTSALALVHSRFSTNTFPTWPLAHPYRYICHNGEINTLKGNVNWMRARQGRLNSELFGKDLAKLYPIVYEQQSDSACLDNAVEFLTMGGRSLPHAMMMLIPEPWVANPQMDLDRRGFYEYHAAMQEPWDGPAAVCFTDGKLIGATLDRNGLRPCRYQVTTDGLVVLASEAGVLPMEIQKIRQKGRLMPGRMFLVDTVQGRIIDDEEVKAEIMSRKPYRSWVTQYRISLDELPEPINVPQPDHPTIRQRQQAFGYTVEELKMVVTPMVVEGQEAVSSMGTDTPLAVLSDRPQLLFKYFKQLFAQVTNPPIDPIREELVMSLTTSIGPKPNLMDEHPESCRRIRVKQPILTNADLQKIREIADPHFKSKTLKMLFRVAEGPEGLGAAVDELCRQASQAIKEGYKFLILSDRGVNEEWAPIPSLLGVAAVHHHLVRECTRTEVGLTLETGEPRDVHHFASLIGYGAGTVNPYLVFESLVDMERDGYLPEGVDAQTAEGKFIKAINKGLLKIFSKMGISTVQSYCGAQIFEAIGLNHEVIDRYFTGTPSRVEGIGIREIGEETLRRHRLAYEPAPIRQLDFGGEIHYRIQGEHHNWNPDTIYKLQHATKANDPKTFTEFSQLVNDESKRRSNLRGLLEFKFLPEPISLDEVEPAKEIVKRFTTGAMSYGSISKEAHETLAIAMNRLGAKSNTGEGGEDPERFKPLPNGDSKNSYIKQVASARFGVTSHYLINAKELQIKMAQGAKPGEGGQLPGHKVDEIIARLRYATPGVQLISPPPHHDIYSIEDLAQLIFDLKNSNPDAAVSVKLVAEVGVGTVAAGVAKAHADKVLISGDSGGTGASPLSSIKYAGVPWELGLAETHQTLVLNDLRGRIRVETDGQMKTGRDVAIATLLGAEEYGFATAPLIVEGCIMMRKCHLNTCPVGIATQDPELRKKFAGKPEHIVNFFFFVAEELRQIMAKLGFRTINEMVGRVDKLKIQKAVDHWKAKGLDLTPLLKMPEVGPEIPRYCVQKQDHGLAEILDNKLIELCKRALEKGERVTLDLPIRNVNRTVGTMLSSRIARKYGLEGLPPDTISIKFTGSAGQSFGAFLSRGITLTLEGESNDYLGKGLSGGKIIVFPPKQAIFNPEETILIGNTSLYGATQGEAYFYGMAGERFAVRNSGARAVIEGTGDHGCEYMTGGVVVVLGRTGRNFAAGMSGGVAFVLDEQDKFQSRCNLGMVELEPVKLKEDKKLLHEMITSHFMFTGSRKAKQVLDSWEAMLPKFVKVMPVDYKRVLEERKRKAATKT; encoded by the coding sequence ATGGAACTCCCAGGGCTTCCACAGAAGCAAGGGCTCTACGACCCTCAGCACGAAAAGGATTCGTGCGGGATCGGCTTTGTTGTCAACATCAAGGGACAACAATCACATCAAATCGTCGAGCAAGGACTCAAGATCCTCGAAAATCTGACCCATCGAGGAGCGCAGGGCTGTGACCCCTGTACCGGTGATGGAGCGGGAATCCTCCTCCAAGTCCCGCACGCGTTTTTAAAACGGGCCGGCGGCGATGTCGGAGTCCATCTGCCGAACGAAGGAGAGTACGGAGTCGGAATGGTCTTTCTGCCGCCGCAGGCGGATGCGCGGCAGCAGTGCGAAACCCTCTTCGCCAAAGTCATTGCCGAAGAAGGGGCGCGTCTCTTGGGTTGGCGCGACGTGCCGGTCAAGAGCGATGCGATCGGTGAGGTGGCGCGGCGAACCGAACCCTTCATGCGACAGGTGTTCATTGCGCGGGACGTGCTCAATGAAGGGCAGTTCGAGCGGAAACTGTACGTCATCCGGAAGCGGGTCGAAGGAGCCGTTCGAGAATCGGCTATTCGTAGCCGGGAATATTTTTACATCCCGAGCCTCTCGGCCAACACCATCGTCTACAAAGGCCTGCTGTTGCCACACCAGATGCCGGCCTACTATCAGGACCTCAACGATGCGAGCCTGACGAGTGCCCTTGCACTCGTCCACTCGCGCTTCAGCACCAACACGTTCCCCACCTGGCCGCTCGCCCATCCCTATCGCTACATCTGCCACAACGGCGAAATCAATACGCTCAAGGGCAACGTGAATTGGATGAGGGCGCGGCAAGGGCGGCTGAACTCAGAATTGTTCGGGAAAGATTTGGCCAAGCTGTACCCGATCGTCTACGAACAGCAGAGCGACTCGGCCTGTCTGGACAATGCCGTCGAGTTCCTCACGATGGGTGGCCGCTCGCTCCCGCACGCGATGATGATGTTGATTCCCGAGCCGTGGGTGGCGAATCCGCAGATGGACCTCGATCGCCGCGGCTTCTACGAATACCATGCAGCCATGCAGGAGCCCTGGGACGGTCCCGCTGCGGTCTGCTTCACCGACGGCAAATTGATCGGGGCGACGCTGGATCGCAACGGTCTGCGCCCCTGCCGCTATCAGGTGACGACGGACGGCCTCGTGGTGCTCGCGTCGGAAGCGGGCGTGCTCCCGATGGAGATTCAGAAGATCCGGCAGAAAGGCCGGTTGATGCCGGGACGGATGTTTCTGGTGGATACGGTCCAGGGCCGCATCATCGACGATGAAGAAGTGAAGGCCGAGATCATGAGCCGGAAACCCTACCGGTCCTGGGTCACGCAGTATCGAATCTCGCTCGACGAACTGCCGGAGCCGATCAACGTGCCCCAGCCGGACCATCCGACGATCCGGCAGCGGCAACAGGCCTTCGGTTACACCGTCGAAGAATTGAAAATGGTCGTCACTCCCATGGTGGTCGAGGGGCAGGAAGCCGTGTCCTCAATGGGTACCGACACGCCGTTGGCCGTGTTGTCCGACCGTCCGCAATTGCTGTTCAAATATTTTAAACAACTCTTTGCGCAGGTAACCAACCCGCCGATCGATCCGATCCGCGAAGAACTGGTCATGTCGCTCACGACCAGCATCGGGCCCAAGCCCAATCTGATGGACGAGCATCCGGAGTCCTGCCGTCGGATCAGAGTGAAGCAGCCGATTCTGACCAATGCCGATCTGCAGAAGATTCGGGAGATCGCCGATCCTCATTTCAAGAGCAAGACGCTCAAGATGCTCTTCCGCGTTGCCGAAGGTCCGGAGGGGTTGGGCGCCGCCGTCGATGAGCTTTGCCGGCAGGCTTCGCAAGCGATCAAGGAAGGCTACAAGTTCCTCATTCTGAGCGATCGCGGCGTGAACGAGGAGTGGGCGCCGATTCCGAGCCTGCTAGGCGTGGCGGCGGTGCATCATCACCTCGTCCGCGAATGCACGAGAACAGAGGTCGGGCTCACACTGGAAACCGGCGAGCCGCGCGACGTGCACCACTTCGCTTCTTTGATCGGCTATGGAGCCGGCACCGTCAATCCCTACCTGGTCTTCGAGTCGCTCGTCGACATGGAGCGGGACGGATACTTACCGGAAGGCGTGGATGCTCAAACTGCCGAGGGCAAGTTCATCAAGGCCATCAACAAGGGGCTGCTCAAGATCTTCTCGAAGATGGGGATTTCCACCGTCCAGTCCTATTGCGGCGCTCAGATCTTCGAAGCGATCGGGCTCAACCACGAGGTGATTGACCGATACTTCACCGGCACGCCGTCGCGGGTCGAAGGGATCGGGATCCGCGAGATCGGCGAAGAAACTTTGCGGCGTCATCGGCTGGCCTACGAGCCGGCACCGATCAGACAACTCGATTTCGGCGGCGAGATTCACTATCGGATTCAAGGCGAGCACCATAATTGGAATCCGGACACGATCTATAAACTCCAGCACGCGACGAAGGCGAACGATCCCAAAACCTTTACGGAGTTCTCGCAACTCGTCAACGATGAGAGCAAGCGGCGGTCCAACCTGCGCGGCCTGCTTGAGTTCAAATTTTTGCCGGAGCCGATTTCCCTCGACGAGGTTGAGCCGGCCAAAGAGATCGTCAAACGGTTCACGACCGGCGCGATGTCGTACGGCTCGATCAGCAAGGAAGCGCACGAGACCCTCGCCATCGCCATGAATCGCCTGGGCGCCAAGAGCAATACCGGCGAGGGCGGGGAAGATCCGGAGCGGTTCAAACCTTTGCCGAACGGCGATTCCAAGAACAGCTACATCAAACAGGTGGCGTCGGCGCGATTCGGTGTGACCAGCCATTATCTGATCAATGCCAAGGAGCTCCAGATCAAGATGGCGCAAGGCGCCAAGCCGGGCGAGGGCGGCCAGTTGCCAGGGCACAAGGTGGATGAAATCATCGCGCGGCTGCGCTATGCGACGCCGGGCGTGCAATTGATTTCGCCGCCGCCGCACCACGACATCTATTCGATCGAAGATTTGGCCCAGCTCATTTTCGATTTGAAGAATTCTAATCCGGATGCGGCCGTGTCCGTGAAACTCGTGGCCGAAGTCGGCGTCGGCACAGTCGCGGCAGGAGTCGCGAAGGCTCATGCAGACAAGGTATTGATCAGCGGCGACTCGGGCGGGACCGGGGCCTCTCCGCTCTCGTCCATCAAATATGCCGGCGTGCCGTGGGAATTGGGCTTGGCGGAGACGCATCAAACGCTGGTGCTGAACGATTTGCGCGGACGCATCCGTGTCGAGACCGACGGTCAGATGAAGACGGGCCGCGACGTGGCCATCGCCACGCTGCTCGGAGCGGAAGAGTACGGGTTTGCCACCGCACCGCTGATCGTCGAAGGCTGCATCATGATGCGGAAGTGCCATCTCAATACCTGTCCCGTGGGTATCGCCACGCAGGACCCGGAGTTGCGGAAGAAGTTCGCCGGGAAACCGGAGCACATCGTGAATTTCTTTTTCTTCGTGGCAGAGGAGTTGCGCCAGATCATGGCGAAACTCGGGTTCCGCACGATCAACGAGATGGTCGGCCGCGTGGACAAGCTGAAGATCCAGAAGGCGGTCGATCACTGGAAGGCGAAGGGCCTGGACCTCACCCCGTTGCTCAAGATGCCGGAGGTCGGGCCGGAGATTCCTCGCTACTGCGTGCAGAAGCAGGATCACGGATTGGCCGAGATTCTCGACAACAAGCTCATCGAGCTCTGCAAGCGCGCGCTCGAAAAAGGCGAGAGAGTTACGCTCGATCTTCCGATCCGGAACGTGAATCGAACCGTGGGGACGATGTTGTCGAGTCGCATCGCCAGGAAGTACGGTTTGGAAGGCCTCCCGCCCGACACGATCTCGATCAAGTTCACGGGCTCTGCCGGTCAGTCGTTCGGCGCGTTCTTGTCTCGTGGCATCACGCTGACCCTGGAGGGTGAGTCGAACGATTATCTTGGGAAGGGTTTGTCCGGCGGCAAGATCATCGTCTTCCCGCCGAAGCAGGCGATCTTCAATCCCGAAGAGACGATCCTCATCGGCAACACCTCACTGTATGGGGCTACGCAAGGCGAAGCCTACTTCTACGGTATGGCGGGCGAACGGTTCGCTGTGCGGAACAGCGGCGCTCGCGCGGTCATCGAGGGCACCGGCGACCACGGATGCGAATACATGACCGGTGGCGTCGTCGTGGTCCTCGGCCGGACCGGGAGAAATTTTGCGGCGGGGATGTCCGGCGGTGTGGCCTTTGTGCTGGATGAACAGGATAAATTCCAGTCGCGCTGCAATCTCGGAATGGTCGAATTGGAACCGGTGAAACTGAAAGAAGACAAGAAGCTCCTGCACGAAATGATCACGTCGCATTTCATGTTCACGGGAAGCCGCAAGGCCAAACAGGTGCTAGACTCATGGGAGGCGATGCTGCCGAAGTTCGTGAAGGTCATGCCGGTCGACTACAAGCGCGTGCTCGAAGAGCGGAAGCGGAAAGCTGCCACGAAGACGTGA
- a CDS encoding tetratricopeptide repeat protein produces the protein MATHRSCNMSLIALVLLVAPALAQQETDDIVDISMRMVAFERTGNYAEALPLAQRAVELSEEAVGFEHMSTAIYIDHLAVLYHKMGNPQRAEPLFQQAMTIQEKVAGTDSPAVATTLTHLAKLYLTTGRAGKAEGLLLRAVAIREKALGPEHVSVATLLNDLAVLYEVEGNYDKAAPLFRRSLAIQEKTIGPTHPSVAITLDNYARLLRNTHHPDEAVQLEARAKSIRDKASSNGADRPLKTP, from the coding sequence ATGGCTACGCACCGTTCTTGTAACATGAGCCTCATCGCGTTGGTCCTTCTTGTGGCACCTGCGCTCGCGCAACAAGAGACCGACGATATCGTTGACATTAGCATGAGAATGGTGGCCTTCGAGCGAACCGGGAACTATGCCGAAGCCCTGCCGTTGGCTCAGCGCGCTGTCGAGTTATCGGAGGAGGCAGTGGGCTTCGAGCATATGAGCACGGCTATCTACATCGACCATTTAGCGGTCCTATATCACAAGATGGGTAATCCTCAGAGGGCCGAGCCCTTGTTTCAACAGGCTATGACCATCCAGGAGAAAGTGGCGGGCACCGATAGTCCGGCGGTGGCCACGACTCTCACGCACCTGGCAAAGCTATATCTCACGACCGGAAGAGCGGGAAAAGCCGAGGGGTTGCTCCTGCGGGCTGTGGCCATCCGGGAGAAGGCCTTGGGACCCGAGCATGTGTCCGTCGCGACTCTGCTGAATGATCTGGCCGTGCTGTACGAGGTGGAGGGAAACTACGACAAGGCAGCGCCTCTCTTCCGACGAAGTTTGGCCATCCAAGAGAAGACGATCGGGCCCACGCACCCCAGCGTGGCCATCACCTTGGACAACTATGCCAGACTCTTGCGCAACACTCATCACCCCGACGAAGCGGTCCAATTGGAGGCCCGCGCCAAGTCGATCCGTGACAAGGCTTCCTCTAATGGTGCCGATCGCCCTCTGAAAACGCCATGA
- a CDS encoding glutamate synthase subunit beta, with protein sequence MGDPKGFMKYAREGPNRKPVELRVLDWKEMYEPISEDKLKLQGARCMDCGVPFCQGNTGCPVVNLIPEWNDLVYRGRWRDALKALHTTNNFPEFTGRLCPAPCEGACVLGINEDPVSIRIIEWNIIDRGFNEGYVEPVLPVTKTGKTVAIVGSGPAGLAAAQQLARAGHSVTLFEKADRIGGLLRYGIPDFKMEKWVIDRRLEQMKAEGVEFKTGVTIGKDITGEQLRTQFDAVGLTIGAEQARELPIPGRELKGVHLAMDYLTQQNRRTAGIPITEEPITAKGKRVVIIGGGDTGSDCLGTTHRQGCVEVHQFELLPEPPPKRADSTPWPLWPMQLRTSHAHEEGCDRQWSVSTTKFTGHNGHVTKLHAHRVEFQNGKFTPIPNTDFGMDVDLVLLAMGFTGPVKNGLLDSLGVKYDQRGAVAVDENFMTNLDGVFAGGDTKRGASLIVWAIAEGRKMAAGIDKYLQAGKSAKKSAS encoded by the coding sequence ATGGGTGATCCCAAAGGCTTCATGAAATATGCCCGCGAGGGTCCTAACCGAAAACCAGTCGAGCTGCGCGTGCTCGACTGGAAGGAGATGTACGAGCCCATCTCCGAAGACAAGCTCAAGCTCCAGGGGGCCCGCTGTATGGATTGCGGCGTGCCGTTCTGCCAGGGCAACACCGGCTGTCCGGTCGTCAACCTGATTCCCGAGTGGAACGATCTCGTCTACCGCGGCCGTTGGAGGGACGCGCTCAAGGCACTACATACGACCAACAACTTTCCAGAGTTCACCGGCCGCCTGTGCCCCGCTCCCTGCGAGGGCGCTTGCGTACTCGGCATCAATGAAGATCCGGTCTCGATTCGCATTATCGAATGGAACATCATCGACCGGGGATTCAACGAAGGCTATGTCGAACCGGTGCTGCCGGTCACGAAGACGGGAAAGACCGTGGCGATCGTCGGCTCAGGACCGGCTGGTTTAGCGGCGGCACAGCAACTCGCACGCGCGGGCCACAGCGTCACGCTCTTTGAAAAGGCCGATCGCATCGGTGGACTGCTCCGCTACGGCATTCCCGACTTCAAGATGGAAAAGTGGGTCATCGACCGGCGGCTGGAGCAGATGAAGGCTGAAGGCGTCGAGTTCAAGACCGGCGTGACCATCGGCAAGGACATCACGGGTGAGCAGCTGCGGACCCAGTTCGATGCCGTGGGCCTGACCATCGGAGCCGAGCAGGCGCGTGAACTGCCGATTCCAGGCCGTGAACTCAAGGGGGTTCACCTGGCGATGGACTATCTCACGCAGCAGAACAGGCGGACGGCCGGCATTCCCATCACGGAGGAGCCGATCACCGCCAAGGGGAAGCGTGTCGTCATCATCGGCGGCGGGGACACAGGCTCGGACTGTTTGGGAACGACGCACCGGCAGGGTTGCGTGGAAGTGCACCAGTTCGAGTTACTGCCGGAGCCGCCTCCGAAACGAGCCGATTCGACCCCTTGGCCGCTCTGGCCCATGCAGTTGCGAACCTCCCACGCACACGAAGAAGGCTGCGACCGCCAATGGAGCGTTTCAACAACGAAGTTCACAGGGCACAACGGGCACGTGACCAAGCTCCATGCTCATCGGGTGGAGTTCCAGAACGGGAAGTTCACGCCGATACCGAACACCGACTTCGGCATGGACGTCGATCTCGTGCTCCTGGCGATGGGGTTCACCGGTCCGGTCAAGAATGGTCTGCTCGACAGCCTTGGCGTGAAGTACGATCAACGCGGCGCGGTCGCAGTCGACGAGAATTTTATGACCAACCTCGATGGCGTCTTTGCCGGCGGCGACACGAAGCGCGGCGCCTCGCTGATCGTCTGGGCCATCGCCGAAGGGCGAAAGATGGCGGCGGGGATCGATAAGTATCTGCAAGCAGGAAAATCTGCAAAGAAGTCAGCTTCCTAG